A region from the Inhella inkyongensis genome encodes:
- the dnaA gene encoding chromosomal replication initiator protein DnaA, producing the protein MPAPAAPSLWQQGCERLAAEMPEQQFNTWIRPLDAAELSAGDDGALRARLGVPNRFKLDWIRAQYAGRIESILSELAGEPVRLELSVQAAAPRQALMSRAALAGQVGSPSPSNPASAPNQPVANPAQAPAAPSTGTWSGGTAVAASNRLNPALTFDTLVPGRANQMARTAALHVAGAPGAMYNPLFIYGGVGLGKTHLMNAVGNQLIKDKPDARVLYLHAEQFITDVVKNYQRKTFDELKAKYHSLDLLLIDDVQFFAGKERTQEEFFNAFEALLSRRAHIIMTSDTYPKGLVDIDERLTSRFDSGLTVAIEPPELEMRVAILMRKSEQEGASMPEDVAFFVAKNVRANVRELEGALRKVLAYSRFSGKDINIQLAREALKDLLSIQNRQIGVENIQKTVADFYKIKVADMYSKKRPASIARPRQIAMYLAKELTQKSLPEIGDLFGGRDHTTVLHAVRKIGGERQKDTELNQQLHVLEQTLKG; encoded by the coding sequence ATGCCTGCCCCTGCCGCACCCTCGCTGTGGCAGCAGGGTTGTGAGCGGCTGGCGGCCGAAATGCCCGAGCAGCAGTTCAACACCTGGATCCGCCCGCTGGACGCCGCCGAACTGAGCGCTGGGGACGACGGCGCGCTGCGCGCCCGGCTGGGTGTACCCAATCGTTTCAAGCTGGATTGGATCCGGGCCCAGTACGCCGGCCGCATTGAATCGATCTTGAGCGAACTGGCCGGCGAGCCCGTCCGCCTGGAACTGTCGGTGCAGGCCGCCGCGCCGCGCCAGGCCCTGATGTCCCGCGCCGCACTGGCCGGTCAGGTCGGCAGCCCCAGCCCAAGCAATCCAGCCAGCGCGCCCAACCAGCCTGTCGCCAACCCGGCCCAAGCCCCGGCGGCGCCCAGCACCGGCACCTGGAGCGGCGGCACCGCCGTGGCCGCCAGCAACCGCCTGAACCCGGCACTCACCTTCGACACCCTGGTGCCCGGCCGCGCCAACCAGATGGCCCGCACCGCCGCCCTGCACGTGGCCGGCGCCCCCGGCGCCATGTACAACCCGCTCTTCATTTATGGCGGCGTGGGCCTGGGCAAAACCCATTTGATGAACGCGGTGGGCAACCAGCTCATCAAAGACAAGCCCGACGCCCGCGTGCTCTACCTGCACGCCGAGCAGTTCATCACCGACGTGGTGAAGAACTACCAGCGCAAGACCTTTGACGAGCTCAAGGCCAAGTACCACTCGCTGGATCTGCTGCTGATCGACGACGTACAGTTCTTCGCCGGCAAAGAGCGCACGCAGGAAGAGTTCTTCAACGCCTTCGAGGCCCTGCTCTCACGAAGAGCCCACATCATCATGACCTCGGATACCTATCCGAAGGGTCTGGTGGACATCGACGAGCGCCTGACCTCGCGCTTTGACTCCGGCCTCACCGTGGCCATCGAGCCGCCCGAGCTGGAAATGCGCGTCGCCATCCTGATGCGCAAGTCCGAGCAAGAAGGCGCCTCCATGCCCGAGGACGTCGCCTTCTTCGTGGCCAAAAACGTGCGCGCCAATGTGCGCGAACTCGAAGGCGCACTGCGCAAGGTGCTGGCCTATTCGCGCTTCAGCGGCAAGGACATCAACATCCAGCTGGCCCGCGAGGCGCTCAAGGATCTGCTCTCGATCCAGAACCGCCAGATCGGTGTGGAAAACATCCAGAAGACGGTGGCCGACTTCTACAAGATCAAGGTCGCCGACATGTACAGCAAAAAGCGCCCGGCCTCGATCGCCCGCCCGCGCCAGATTGCGATGTACCTGGCCAAGGAATTGACGCAGAAGAGCCTGCCTGAGATCGGCGACCTCTTTGGCGGCCGCGACCACACCACCGTGCTGCACGCGGTGCGCAAGATCGGTGGCGAGCGCCAGAAGGACACCGAACTGAACCAGCAGCTGCACGTGCTGGAGCAGACGCTGAAGGGCTGA
- the dnaN gene encoding DNA polymerase III subunit beta, whose amino-acid sequence MIVLKGPQDQLLAALTAVSGIVERRHTLPILANVLMKREGDEVEFISSDLEIQVRTRAPFAGDAGPFATTVGARKLIDILKSLPSDQICSLTSNQSKLTLQAGKSRFTLQTLPAEDFPLVQEAPDFGPAFAVPQATLKALINQVHFAMAVHDIRFYLNGILFVAEGHTLTLVATDGHRLAMAQATLEVEMPKQEVILPRKTVLELQRLLKDSGKDENAGIEMRFSGNQARFSFSGMEFVTKLVEGKFPDYNRVIPKGHRHHLVLGRQPLLSALQRAAILTSDKFKAVRLSFADNLLTIAASNAEQEEAKEEIEIDYAGDPIETGFNVQYLTEVLANMPQEMVGLDLHDSASSALFTVPERQDFKYVVMPMRI is encoded by the coding sequence ATGATCGTGCTGAAAGGCCCCCAGGACCAATTGCTCGCCGCACTGACCGCGGTGTCGGGCATCGTGGAGCGCCGCCACACCCTGCCCATCCTGGCCAATGTGCTGATGAAGCGCGAAGGCGATGAGGTCGAGTTCATCTCCTCCGACCTGGAAATCCAGGTGCGCACCCGCGCCCCCTTCGCGGGCGACGCCGGCCCCTTCGCCACCACCGTGGGCGCGCGCAAGCTCATCGACATCCTGAAGAGCCTGCCCAGCGACCAGATCTGCAGCCTCACCAGCAACCAGAGCAAGCTCACGCTGCAAGCGGGCAAGAGCCGCTTCACGCTGCAAACCCTGCCAGCCGAGGACTTCCCCCTGGTGCAGGAAGCCCCCGACTTCGGCCCCGCCTTTGCCGTGCCCCAAGCCACGCTCAAGGCCCTGATCAACCAGGTGCACTTCGCGATGGCGGTGCACGACATCCGCTTCTATCTGAACGGCATCCTCTTCGTGGCCGAAGGGCACACGCTGACCCTGGTGGCCACCGACGGCCACCGCCTGGCCATGGCCCAGGCCACGCTGGAAGTGGAAATGCCCAAGCAGGAAGTCATCCTGCCGCGCAAGACCGTGCTGGAACTGCAGCGCCTGCTCAAAGACAGCGGCAAAGACGAGAACGCCGGCATCGAAATGCGCTTCTCGGGCAACCAGGCGCGCTTCAGCTTCAGCGGCATGGAGTTCGTGACCAAGCTGGTCGAGGGCAAGTTCCCCGACTACAACCGCGTCATCCCCAAGGGCCACCGCCACCACCTGGTGCTGGGCCGCCAGCCCCTGCTGAGCGCCCTGCAGCGCGCCGCCATCCTGACCAGCGACAAGTTCAAGGCCGTGCGCCTTTCCTTCGCTGACAACCTGCTGACCATCGCTGCCAGCAATGCCGAGCAGGAAGAGGCCAAGGAAGAGATCGAGATCGACTACGCCGGCGACCCCATCGAGACCGGCTTCAATGTGCAGTACCTGACCGAAGTGCTGGCCAATATGCCGCAGGAGATGGTGGGGCTGGATCTGCACGACAGCGCGAGTTCCGCGCTCTTCACTGTTCCTGAGCGTCAAGACTTTAAGTACGTCGTGATGCCGATGCGAATCTAA
- the gyrB gene encoding DNA topoisomerase (ATP-hydrolyzing) subunit B has product MSDPTTPEQNATPTPPPASTGPQPGYGADSIQILEGLEAVRKRPGMYIGDTSDGTGLHHLVFEVVDNSIDEALAGHCDDITVTIHSDNSISVIDNGRGIPTGVKMDDKHEPKRSAAEIALTELHAGGKFNQNSYKVSGGLHGVGVSCVNGLSKWLRLTVRRDGKTHQIEFKQGVPQDRLIEVVDGFETSPMRVVGETDKRGTEVHFLPDTEIFQQNNEFHYDILAKRLRELSFLNNGVKIRLVDERHQKEDLFAYAGGVKGFVEFINQGKKTLHPNIFHAIGEKVSEQQTNIGVEVAMQWNDGYNESVLCFTNNIPQRDGGTHLTGLRAAMTRIINKYIEDNELAKKAKVEVSGDDMREGLACVVSVKVPEPKFSSQTKDKLVSSEVRAPVEDIVGRLLNDWLLENPTDAKIVCGKIIEAARARDAARKAREMTRRKGVLDGFGLPGKLADCQEKNPELCEIYIVEGDSAGGSAKQGRDRKFQAILPLRGKILNVEKARYEKLLSSNEIITLITALGTGIGRTGGNDDFNPDKLRYHRIIVMTDADVDGAHIRTLLLTFFYRQMPELVERGHIYIAQPPLYKVKQGKHEQYLKDGHELDAFLLKVALQDASLDTGTGTTLKGEALDALARKYVTAQSVIERLSNWMDGEALHVLAGGLAINLDSKDAAEASAAALKGLLHDAEVSAETDPRTDKFFLKIARMHHGNVRASVIHADFVHGADYEALADAGLSFQGLIQAGAIVRKGEGEKAKESKVEDFRAAMAWLMSQAEGSVGRQRYKGLGEMNPEQLWETTMDPTVRRLLKVQIEDAIEADRVFTMLMGDEVEPRRNFIEANALRAANIDA; this is encoded by the coding sequence ATGAGCGACCCGACCACCCCCGAGCAAAACGCCACCCCGACCCCGCCGCCGGCCTCCACCGGCCCGCAGCCGGGCTACGGCGCCGACAGCATCCAGATCCTGGAAGGCCTGGAGGCGGTGCGCAAGCGCCCGGGCATGTACATCGGCGACACCAGCGACGGCACCGGCCTGCACCACCTCGTCTTTGAAGTGGTGGACAACTCCATCGACGAAGCCCTGGCCGGCCATTGCGACGACATCACCGTCACCATCCACAGCGACAACTCCATCTCCGTCATCGACAACGGCCGCGGCATCCCCACCGGCGTGAAGATGGACGACAAGCACGAGCCCAAGCGCTCGGCCGCCGAGATCGCGCTGACCGAGCTGCACGCCGGCGGCAAGTTCAACCAGAACAGCTACAAGGTTTCGGGCGGCCTGCACGGCGTGGGCGTGAGCTGCGTGAACGGCCTCTCCAAGTGGCTGCGCCTGACCGTGCGCCGCGACGGCAAGACGCACCAGATCGAGTTCAAGCAGGGCGTGCCGCAAGACCGCCTGATCGAGGTGGTGGACGGCTTCGAGACCAGCCCCATGCGGGTTGTGGGCGAGACCGACAAGCGCGGCACCGAGGTCCACTTCCTGCCCGACACCGAGATCTTTCAGCAGAACAACGAGTTCCACTACGACATCCTGGCCAAGCGCCTGCGCGAGCTCTCGTTCCTGAACAACGGCGTCAAGATCCGCCTCGTCGATGAGCGCCACCAGAAGGAAGACCTCTTCGCCTATGCCGGCGGCGTCAAGGGCTTCGTCGAGTTCATCAACCAGGGCAAGAAGACCCTGCACCCCAACATCTTCCACGCCATCGGCGAGAAGGTCAGCGAGCAGCAGACCAATATCGGTGTGGAAGTGGCCATGCAGTGGAACGACGGCTACAACGAGTCGGTCCTCTGCTTCACCAACAACATCCCGCAGCGCGACGGCGGCACCCACTTGACGGGCTTGCGCGCCGCGATGACCCGCATCATCAACAAGTACATCGAGGACAACGAACTGGCCAAGAAGGCCAAGGTCGAAGTCAGCGGCGACGACATGCGCGAAGGCCTGGCCTGCGTGGTCAGCGTGAAGGTGCCCGAGCCCAAGTTCAGCAGCCAGACCAAGGACAAGCTCGTTTCCAGCGAAGTGCGCGCCCCGGTGGAAGACATCGTCGGCCGCCTGCTGAACGACTGGCTGCTGGAGAACCCCACCGACGCCAAGATCGTCTGCGGCAAGATCATCGAAGCCGCCCGCGCCCGCGACGCCGCCCGCAAGGCGCGCGAGATGACGCGCCGCAAGGGCGTGCTGGACGGCTTCGGCCTGCCCGGCAAGTTGGCCGACTGCCAGGAAAAGAACCCCGAGCTTTGCGAGATCTACATCGTGGAGGGCGACTCCGCCGGGGGGAGTGCCAAGCAGGGCCGCGACCGCAAGTTCCAGGCCATCCTGCCGCTGCGCGGCAAGATCCTGAACGTGGAGAAAGCGCGCTACGAAAAGCTGCTCAGCTCCAACGAAATCATCACCCTGATCACGGCCCTGGGCACCGGCATCGGCCGCACCGGCGGCAACGATGACTTCAACCCCGACAAGCTGCGCTACCACCGCATCATCGTCATGACCGACGCGGACGTCGACGGCGCCCACATCCGCACCCTGCTGCTCACCTTCTTCTACCGCCAGATGCCCGAGCTGGTGGAGCGCGGCCACATCTACATCGCCCAGCCGCCGCTCTACAAGGTCAAGCAAGGCAAGCACGAGCAATACCTGAAGGACGGCCACGAGCTCGACGCCTTCCTGCTGAAGGTGGCCCTGCAAGACGCTTCGCTGGACACCGGCACCGGCACCACCCTGAAGGGCGAGGCCCTGGACGCGCTGGCGCGCAAATACGTGACCGCCCAGAGCGTGATCGAGCGCCTTTCCAACTGGATGGACGGCGAGGCCCTGCACGTGCTGGCCGGTGGCCTGGCCATCAACTTGGACAGCAAGGACGCCGCCGAGGCCAGCGCCGCCGCCCTCAAGGGCCTGCTGCACGACGCCGAGGTGAGCGCCGAGACCGACCCGCGCACCGACAAGTTCTTCCTCAAGATCGCCCGCATGCACCACGGCAATGTGCGCGCCAGCGTGATCCATGCCGACTTCGTGCACGGCGCCGACTACGAAGCCCTGGCCGACGCGGGCCTGAGCTTCCAGGGCCTGATCCAGGCCGGCGCCATCGTGCGCAAGGGCGAGGGCGAGAAGGCCAAGGAAAGCAAGGTCGAGGACTTCCGCGCCGCCATGGCCTGGCTGATGAGCCAAGCCGAAGGCAGCGTGGGCCGCCAGCGCTACAAAGGCCTGGGCGAAATGAACCCCGAGCAGCTGTGGGAAACCACCATGGACCCCACCGTGCGCCGCCTGCTCAAGGTGCAGATCGAAGACGCCATCGAAGCCGACCGCGTGTTCACCATGCTGATGGGCGATGAGGTGGAGCCGCGGCGGAACTTCATCGAGGCGAATGCGTTGAGGGCGGCGAATATCGACGCGTAA
- a CDS encoding restriction endonuclease produces MARKNRNPGLADVILDGVSRLPWWAGVLLALVTYLVLHAVAARPIGTQAVPGQMGAMVVGVLWHTLASIGQYLFPALCLIAALVSFVRQRQASQLVEAAIQTDNATQALNSLTWREFERLVGESYRLQGFAVKETGRGGPDGGVDLELRRDGELHLVQCKQWRAQRVGVDVVRQLYGVMAAQGAASGIVVSAGRFTDEALRFAEGRNIRLQTGQALHDMLRTSAVPAPLVSAHPPAHSSNPPAAPACPKCAKPMVLRTAKRGEQIGRSFWGCTGFPNCRGTQAAD; encoded by the coding sequence ATGGCACGGAAGAATCGGAACCCAGGACTGGCAGACGTCATCCTTGATGGCGTCAGCCGCCTGCCCTGGTGGGCGGGCGTCCTGCTTGCTCTTGTCACCTACCTGGTACTTCATGCCGTCGCTGCACGGCCTATCGGAACCCAGGCGGTACCTGGCCAAATGGGCGCCATGGTGGTTGGCGTGCTGTGGCACACATTGGCCAGTATTGGGCAGTACCTATTCCCTGCGCTCTGCCTCATTGCCGCACTGGTGTCATTTGTGCGGCAGCGTCAAGCAAGCCAGTTGGTCGAGGCGGCCATCCAGACCGACAACGCCACCCAAGCCCTGAACTCGCTCACCTGGCGAGAATTCGAACGCCTCGTGGGAGAGTCCTATAGGCTCCAAGGGTTTGCAGTCAAAGAGACCGGACGAGGCGGCCCCGATGGCGGCGTCGATCTGGAACTTCGACGCGACGGCGAGCTTCACCTCGTTCAGTGCAAACAGTGGCGCGCACAGCGTGTTGGCGTCGACGTCGTTCGCCAGCTCTATGGCGTCATGGCAGCACAAGGTGCAGCCAGCGGCATCGTGGTCTCGGCCGGTCGCTTTACCGATGAAGCCCTGCGCTTTGCAGAGGGGCGAAACATTCGGCTTCAGACCGGGCAGGCGCTCCACGACATGTTGCGGACAAGTGCTGTGCCAGCTCCCTTGGTCAGCGCGCACCCACCGGCGCACTCCTCGAATCCACCTGCGGCCCCTGCATGTCCCAAGTGCGCAAAGCCGATGGTGCTGCGCACCGCCAAACGGGGCGAACAAATCGGTCGCTCGTTTTGGGGATGCACAGGCTTCCCCAATTGCCGGGGCACCCAAGCGGCTGATTGA
- a CDS encoding ABC transporter substrate-binding protein, which produces MHSIYPTRIVCLTEEPTEVLYALGEEHRIVGISGYTVRPLLARQEKPRVSAFTSAKIDKILELKPDLAIGFSDMQADIARALILAGVEVWISNHRTVAGILGYVRRLGAMVGAAAKAEAYAAELEARVEAVRVAAALLPRRPKVYFEEWDEPSISAIRWVSELVGIAGGDDIFPERARASLGRDRIVADRAEILAQAPDLIIGSWCGKKFRPEQVAARPGWADVPAVRDGELHEVKSPLILQPGPAALTDGLDALHAIVKRWAERAESVPLRA; this is translated from the coding sequence ATGCACTCGATCTACCCCACCCGCATCGTCTGCCTCACCGAAGAACCCACCGAAGTGCTCTACGCGCTGGGCGAGGAGCACCGCATCGTGGGCATCTCGGGCTACACGGTGCGGCCTTTGCTTGCGCGGCAGGAAAAGCCGCGCGTGTCGGCCTTCACCAGCGCCAAGATCGACAAGATCCTGGAGCTCAAGCCCGATCTGGCGATCGGCTTTTCAGACATGCAGGCGGACATCGCCCGCGCGCTGATCCTGGCCGGGGTGGAGGTGTGGATCAGCAACCACCGCACGGTGGCGGGCATCCTGGGCTATGTGCGGCGCCTGGGGGCGATGGTGGGCGCGGCGGCCAAGGCCGAGGCCTATGCGGCCGAGCTGGAGGCGCGGGTGGAGGCCGTGCGGGTGGCGGCCGCGCTCTTGCCGCGCCGGCCCAAGGTCTACTTCGAGGAATGGGACGAGCCCAGCATCAGCGCGATCCGCTGGGTGAGCGAGCTGGTGGGCATTGCCGGGGGCGACGACATCTTTCCCGAGCGTGCGCGGGCCAGCCTGGGGCGGGACCGCATCGTGGCGGACCGTGCCGAGATCCTGGCGCAGGCGCCGGACCTCATCATCGGCTCCTGGTGCGGCAAGAAGTTCCGCCCCGAGCAGGTGGCCGCGCGGCCGGGTTGGGCGGATGTGCCCGCCGTGCGCGACGGCGAACTGCACGAGGTGAAGAGCCCCTTGATCCTGCAGCCGGGCCCGGCGGCGCTGACGGATGGGCTGGATGCGCTGCATGCCATCGTGAAGCGTTGGGCGGAGCGCGCCGAGTCTGTTCCACTTCGGGCGTGA
- a CDS encoding helicase-related protein: protein MNQKTDKTNRPPAPAFPLPQPRHAARLPAGLKPEDWQRIRQAAHALPQVLTPADFDDAGDETLERVGAIQIAKAAAGGRPSRWILPAHIPVALAQLDSTPMSNSLRAQLLARMQQLESLGLQREGLLFTRLCLQPLTLAHEGWRIDLAHRVPVDEAPIWAFVRDGELPALRRALGQMPPYSHPAELTLHLNHLVARSEAMGHPSLMGGLLARLQAECSVPMPFEALKAALTKAQDRWEQSVNEQDRLASLGRELAFRGYPDSFETARRLGRQVTLYLGPPNSGKTYAAFEKLAQAEHGAYLAPLRLLALEGRDRLVGRQVPCSLLTGEESVPAENARVISSTIEMANTRDIVDVAVIDEAQMLFDESRGWAWTQAICGVPARELIIIASSYAAPAIERLLALCGERAQRRVFERKQQVQLMPAPVPMTHLQAGDAVVAFSRRDVLMLRDQIAQDGHRVSVIYGALPPEVRRREAERFAVGASDVLVATDAIGMGLNLPIRRVLFSTLEKFDGVGDRKLSVSEVHQIAGRAGRYGLHDEGFVSVLKESEASAFKILRELLPKEPRAPRDFKAPVAPNWTHVSTIAERMGVNKLYAVLSIFMQQLRLDDAHFAVAELEQMLALAEMLDRNAGALSLQERFRYAQAPVDSRLPQLLEQFQGWAARHAHTGRAGAPEFVDDVDQHSRLDRMEQALRQCTLWLWLDLRFPGVYGHVEAVVDLRSRLNDGIERQLKGKRPLWQRRGR, encoded by the coding sequence GTGAATCAGAAAACCGACAAAACCAACCGCCCCCCCGCTCCCGCCTTTCCGCTGCCCCAGCCGCGCCATGCGGCCCGCCTGCCCGCTGGGCTGAAGCCCGAGGACTGGCAGCGCATCCGCCAGGCCGCGCACGCGCTGCCCCAGGTGCTGACGCCGGCCGACTTTGACGACGCTGGCGACGAGACGCTGGAGCGCGTCGGGGCCATCCAGATTGCCAAGGCCGCTGCCGGCGGCCGGCCCAGCCGCTGGATCTTGCCGGCGCACATCCCCGTGGCGCTGGCGCAGCTGGATTCCACGCCGATGTCCAACAGCCTGCGCGCGCAGCTGCTGGCGCGCATGCAGCAGCTGGAGTCCTTGGGCCTGCAGCGCGAGGGCCTGCTGTTCACGCGCCTGTGCCTGCAGCCCCTGACGCTGGCGCATGAGGGCTGGCGCATCGACCTGGCCCACCGCGTGCCGGTGGATGAGGCCCCGATCTGGGCCTTTGTGCGCGATGGCGAGCTGCCCGCGCTGCGCCGTGCGCTGGGCCAGATGCCGCCCTATTCGCACCCGGCCGAGCTGACCCTGCACCTGAACCATCTGGTGGCGCGCAGCGAGGCCATGGGGCACCCCAGTCTGATGGGAGGCTTGCTGGCGCGCCTGCAGGCCGAATGCAGCGTGCCCATGCCCTTCGAGGCCCTGAAGGCGGCCTTGACGAAGGCACAAGACCGTTGGGAACAGTCGGTCAATGAGCAAGACCGGCTGGCCAGCCTGGGCCGCGAGCTGGCCTTTCGCGGCTACCCGGACAGCTTTGAGACCGCGCGCCGCCTGGGCCGGCAGGTCACGCTCTACCTGGGCCCGCCCAATAGCGGCAAGACCTATGCGGCGTTTGAGAAGTTGGCCCAAGCAGAGCATGGGGCGTACTTGGCGCCCTTGCGCTTGCTGGCGCTGGAAGGCCGCGACCGCCTGGTGGGCCGCCAAGTGCCTTGCTCCTTGCTGACCGGCGAAGAGAGCGTGCCGGCCGAGAACGCGCGGGTGATCAGCAGCACCATCGAGATGGCCAACACGCGCGACATCGTGGACGTGGCGGTGATCGACGAGGCGCAGATGCTGTTCGACGAATCGCGCGGCTGGGCCTGGACACAGGCCATCTGCGGCGTGCCGGCGCGCGAGCTGATCATCATTGCGTCAAGCTACGCCGCACCGGCCATCGAGCGCCTGCTGGCCCTGTGCGGCGAGCGCGCGCAGCGCCGCGTGTTCGAGCGCAAGCAGCAGGTGCAGCTGATGCCGGCTCCGGTGCCGATGACGCATCTGCAGGCCGGCGACGCGGTGGTGGCCTTCAGCCGCCGCGATGTGCTGATGCTGCGCGACCAGATTGCGCAGGATGGCCACCGCGTGAGCGTGATCTACGGTGCGCTGCCGCCTGAGGTGCGGCGGCGCGAGGCCGAGCGCTTTGCGGTGGGCGCCAGCGATGTGCTGGTGGCCACCGATGCGATTGGCATGGGGCTGAACCTGCCGATCCGCCGCGTGCTGTTCTCCACGCTGGAGAAGTTCGACGGCGTGGGCGACCGCAAGCTCAGCGTGAGCGAGGTGCACCAGATCGCTGGCCGCGCCGGGCGCTACGGCCTGCACGACGAAGGCTTTGTGAGCGTGCTCAAGGAGAGCGAGGCCAGCGCCTTCAAGATCCTGCGTGAGCTGCTCCCCAAGGAGCCGCGCGCGCCGCGCGACTTCAAGGCCCCGGTGGCGCCGAACTGGACCCATGTGAGCACCATCGCCGAGCGCATGGGCGTGAACAAGCTCTACGCGGTGCTCAGCATCTTCATGCAGCAGCTGCGCCTGGACGACGCCCACTTCGCGGTGGCCGAGCTGGAGCAGATGCTGGCCCTGGCCGAGATGCTGGACCGCAATGCGGGCGCCTTGAGCCTGCAGGAGCGCTTCCGCTACGCGCAGGCGCCGGTGGATTCGCGCCTGCCCCAGCTGTTGGAGCAGTTCCAGGGCTGGGCCGCGCGCCACGCCCACACGGGCCGCGCCGGCGCACCCGAGTTTGTGGACGATGTGGATCAGCACTCGCGCCTGGACCGCATGGAGCAGGCGCTGCGCCAGTGCACGCTATGGCTGTGGCTGGACCTGCGATTCCCCGGCGTCTACGGCCATGTGGAGGCGGTGGTGGACCTGCGCAGCCGGCTCAACGACGGCATCGAGCGCCAGCTCAAGGGCAAGCGCCCGCTGTGGCAGCGGCGCGGGCGCTGA
- a CDS encoding lipocalin family protein, translating into MNRIHRPVFCALLLAALLPTQAAPTPLPTLDLPSYMGRWHQVALYPNRFQAQCLDSTTATYTLLADGRVRVLNRCRTQDGWDETEGIARPRSGVELRAGGVLAPAALEVSFLPAALRWLPVGWGRYDLLRLGPEQQWALVSEPTQQYLWVLARSPQLDATQWQTIENELRGMGFDLARLKRDPSPAAP; encoded by the coding sequence ATGAATCGCATTCATCGCCCCGTCTTCTGCGCCCTGCTGCTGGCTGCGCTGCTGCCCACCCAGGCCGCACCCACACCGCTGCCCACGCTGGATCTGCCCAGCTATATGGGCCGCTGGCACCAGGTGGCGCTCTACCCCAACCGCTTCCAGGCTCAGTGCCTGGACAGCACCACGGCCACTTACACCCTGCTGGCGGATGGCCGGGTGCGGGTGCTGAACCGCTGCCGCACGCAGGACGGCTGGGACGAGACCGAAGGCATCGCCCGGCCGCGCAGCGGGGTGGAGCTGCGCGCCGGCGGCGTGCTGGCGCCGGCCGCACTGGAAGTCAGCTTCCTGCCCGCTGCATTGCGCTGGCTGCCGGTGGGCTGGGGCCGCTACGACCTGCTGCGCCTGGGCCCCGAGCAGCAATGGGCGCTGGTGAGCGAGCCCACGCAGCAATACCTGTGGGTGCTGGCCCGCAGCCCGCAGCTGGATGCCACACAGTGGCAGACCATCGAGAACGAGCTGCGCGGCATGGGCTTTGACCTCGCGCGCCTGAAACGCGACCCGAGCCCGGCGGCGCCCTGA